One region of Mus musculus strain C57BL/6J chromosome 3, GRCm38.p6 C57BL/6J genomic DNA includes:
- the Aadacl2fm1 gene encoding uncharacterized protein LOC229333: MSAYDDLNRWTANKLDAVVVGIDYRLAPKYPFPAALEDCVYTIKFFLQKNILAKYRVDPTRICIMGDSSGGTLAATVTQLLQNDPNFKDKIKAQALMYPGLQSLDTLLPSHQEYQHGPILTREMIIKLACLYVTEDKVLLQAALRNEHMPTESRHLFKFVNWSDFLPEKYKKNYVYTEPILGKLNASYPVLVDSRLSPLLFNDTQLQSLPLTYIVTCEHDLLRDDSLIYISRLRNVGVKVTHEHIEKGIHGALSFTRAPVFLNLGLKIRDKYINWLEENL, translated from the exons ATGTCAGCCTATGATGATCTGAACAGATGGACAGCAAACAAGCTTGATGCTGTTGTTGTGGGGATAGA CTACAGGCTTGCTCCTAAGTATCCATTCCCAGCTGCCCTTGAAGACTGTGTTTATACGATcaagttctttcttcagaaaaataTTCTTGCAAAATACAGAGTGGATCCCACACGCATCTGTATTATGGGAGATAGTTCTGGGGGTACCTTGGCAGCAACAGTGACTCAACTG CTACAGAATGATCCAAACttcaaagataaaattaaagCACAAGCTTTGATGTATCCTGGCCTACAATCACTTGATACCTTGCTACCATCCCATCAAGAGTATCAACATGGTCCAATTCTGACCAGGGAGATGATAATTAAGTTGGCATGCCTATATGTGACTGAAGACAAAGTTCTACTCCAGGCTGCACTGAGAAATGAGCATATGCCAACAGAGTCAAGACACCTGTTCAAGTTTGTTAACTGGAGTGACTTCCTTCCTGAGAAGTACAAAAAGAACTACGTTTACACTGAACCAATTCTTGGAAAATTGAATGCTTCCTATCCAGTACTTGTGGATAGCAGATTGTCCCCTTTGCTATTCAATGACACCCAGTTACAGAGTTTGCCATTAACATACATTGTCACTTGTGAACATGATCTCTTAAGAGATGATagtcttatttacatttcacggCTTAGAAATGTTGGGGTGAAAGTTACTCATGAGCATATAGAGAAAGGAATACATGGAGCCCTATCATTCACCAGAGCtccagtatttttaaatttaggatTAAAAATAAGAGATAAGTATATTAATTGGTTAGAAGAAAATTTATAA